The Bacteroidales bacterium WCE2008 genome includes a region encoding these proteins:
- a CDS encoding lipopolysaccharide cholinephosphotransferase, with amino-acid sequence MKELSLDELKAARLEILKAVDRFCVDNDIKYFLAYGTLLGAVRDGGFVPGEDGIDIMMPRPGYDIFCKGFVANGLEVVSTQNTPDCYIAYARVQDTEKTVVHTLIPWASKSVQKGVWINIFPLDAEYDSNGQRDLHYERITKIYRKLRKRRLLRGAVTPEFGRAVLFKTVLKRIVHPLWYIQSPKCFMKDMQESVMEIPYKVTDHVSQLARPESPHDWYYKTDIVIAPERMKFEDGEYPVPVGYDLILSDRYGDYKNFKFEPRTTRDHTRFFWK; translated from the coding sequence ATGAAGGAACTTTCACTCGATGAACTCAAGGCTGCCAGGCTGGAGATTCTAAAAGCTGTCGACCGATTCTGCGTTGATAATGATATTAAATATTTTCTCGCTTACGGGACTCTTCTTGGAGCCGTAAGGGATGGAGGTTTTGTCCCTGGAGAGGATGGCATCGATATCATGATGCCACGCCCTGGTTACGATATCTTCTGTAAAGGATTCGTCGCCAATGGCTTGGAGGTAGTCAGCACGCAGAACACTCCGGATTGCTATATCGCTTATGCAAGGGTCCAGGATACAGAAAAGACTGTCGTCCATACTCTGATACCTTGGGCTTCTAAGTCAGTCCAGAAGGGCGTATGGATCAACATTTTCCCTCTCGACGCGGAATATGATTCCAACGGACAGCGTGACCTGCACTACGAGCGAATTACCAAGATTTACCGCAAGCTTCGCAAGCGTCGTCTTCTCAGAGGGGCTGTAACTCCGGAGTTCGGACGTGCCGTGCTTTTCAAGACTGTCCTCAAGAGGATCGTGCATCCTCTCTGGTATATCCAGAGTCCAAAATGCTTCATGAAAGATATGCAGGAGTCAGTCATGGAGATTCCTTACAAGGTAACGGACCATGTTTCTCAGCTGGCCCGTCCTGAGTCCCCACATGACTGGTATTACAAGACCGATATCGTTATCGCTCCTGAGCGTATGAAGTTCGAGGATGGCGAGTATCCGGTCCCGGTGGGCTATGACCTTATCCTCAGCGACAGGTATGGGGATTACAAGAACTTCAAGTTCGAGCCTCGCACTACCAGGGATCATACCCGTTTCTTCTGGAAATAG
- a CDS encoding Stealth protein CR2, conserved region 2: protein MDAVITYVNGLDPLWQKDYEKRVGVSILSKRFRDWGTLKFLLRGIQKYMPFVENVYLVVARDSQVPDWVDRSQLRIVTHDMIMPAESLPTFNSSMIEMFLHRIPGLADRYLYFNDDMFPVADCSVEDFFVDGKTAMNYSKTILCGSKFKQLAKRSDHLARKALGMKPSMIYARPQHTCSPMQRKPFEELYAKVEPEIMASLTPLRSDNNYNQYLFLDYLLYTGRAFSRRIPAKYYSLATSSPSRICRLLLNPGSKKLICINDVHLSEKKFQRYQKELLEGFNAKFPEKSRFEL from the coding sequence ATGGATGCAGTTATTACCTACGTAAACGGGCTTGACCCGCTTTGGCAGAAGGATTATGAGAAGAGGGTCGGAGTTTCGATCCTTTCGAAGAGATTCCGTGACTGGGGTACTCTGAAGTTCCTGCTGCGCGGTATCCAGAAATACATGCCGTTTGTCGAGAATGTCTATCTCGTCGTCGCCCGCGACAGCCAGGTGCCGGATTGGGTGGACCGTTCCCAGCTGCGGATCGTTACCCATGACATGATCATGCCGGCGGAGTCGCTGCCGACGTTCAACAGTTCGATGATCGAGATGTTCCTGCACAGGATTCCGGGACTGGCAGACCGTTATCTTTATTTCAACGATGATATGTTCCCGGTAGCTGACTGCTCAGTGGAAGATTTCTTCGTGGACGGAAAGACCGCGATGAATTATTCGAAGACGATTCTTTGCGGAAGCAAGTTCAAGCAGCTTGCCAAGCGTTCTGACCACCTTGCGCGCAAGGCGCTCGGCATGAAGCCGTCGATGATCTATGCCCGTCCGCAGCATACTTGCTCGCCTATGCAGCGCAAGCCTTTCGAGGAACTCTATGCCAAGGTCGAGCCTGAGATCATGGCTTCGCTTACGCCGCTCCGCAGCGACAACAACTACAACCAGTACCTTTTCCTGGATTATCTTCTTTATACAGGAAGAGCCTTTTCGAGAAGGATTCCTGCGAAGTATTATTCTCTCGCGACTTCTTCTCCTTCGAGAATCTGTCGTCTGCTGCTCAATCCGGGCTCAAAGAAGCTTATCTGCATTAATGACGTGCATCTCAGCGAGAAAAAGTTCCAGAGATATCAGAAGGAACTTCTGGAAGGATTCAACGCAAAGTTCCCGGAGAAATCCCGTTTTGAGCTGTAA